A stretch of Amycolatopsis balhimycina FH 1894 DNA encodes these proteins:
- a CDS encoding GntR family transcriptional regulator, which produces MVGVKDDGRPLFLRIAEQIENSIVDGSLAADTQVPSTNELAAFHRINPATAAKGINQLVADGILYKRRGIGMFVATDARAQLLEQRRRDFTRQFLAPLMAEAAKLGMDAEEIKKLIDVWEPQR; this is translated from the coding sequence GTGGTCGGCGTGAAGGACGACGGGCGGCCGCTGTTCCTCCGGATCGCCGAGCAGATCGAGAACTCGATCGTCGACGGGAGCCTGGCCGCGGACACGCAGGTGCCCTCCACCAACGAGCTCGCGGCCTTCCACCGGATCAACCCGGCGACCGCGGCCAAGGGCATCAACCAGCTCGTCGCCGACGGGATCCTCTACAAGAGACGAGGCATCGGCATGTTCGTCGCCACGGATGCCCGCGCGCAGCTGCTCGAACAGCGGCGGCGGGACTTCACGCGGCAGTTCCTCGCCCCGCTGATGGCGGAGGCGGCCAAGCTCGGCATGGACGCCGAGGAGATCAAGAAGCTGATCGACGTCTGGGAGCCGCAGCGATGA
- a CDS encoding dienelactone hydrolase family protein: MRRVLFRAVATAAAALSLVAPTASAAAGPYQRGPDPTLASVAASYGPFATAQAKVPPGNGFNGGYVYYPTDTSLGTWGAVAIVPGYSALFANEEAWMGPRLASFGFVVIGIETNSRTDSADARGTELLAALDYLTQKSPVRTRVDASRLGVIGHSAGGAGALLAALRRPSLKSAVGLAPGSPVGNLDLAGDQVPTMFIAGQRDPVVTPAYLDKLYATMPAALKKAYVQITGVDHLFATRPNTVEMRTLIPWLKLALDKDTRYERFLCPALADVTGISVYRSTCPL; encoded by the coding sequence ATGCGACGCGTTCTTTTCCGAGCCGTGGCCACGGCCGCGGCGGCCCTGAGCCTGGTCGCCCCGACGGCGTCCGCCGCGGCCGGCCCGTACCAGCGGGGACCGGATCCCACGCTCGCGAGCGTGGCGGCATCATACGGGCCGTTCGCGACGGCGCAGGCGAAAGTGCCACCCGGCAACGGGTTCAACGGCGGGTACGTCTATTACCCGACGGACACCAGCCTGGGCACGTGGGGTGCGGTCGCGATCGTGCCCGGCTATTCCGCCCTGTTCGCCAACGAAGAGGCGTGGATGGGCCCGCGGCTGGCGTCCTTCGGGTTCGTCGTGATCGGCATCGAGACCAATAGCCGGACCGACAGCGCCGACGCCCGCGGCACCGAGTTGCTCGCCGCGCTCGACTACCTGACGCAGAAGAGCCCGGTGCGCACCCGGGTGGACGCGAGCAGGCTGGGCGTGATCGGTCATTCGGCGGGCGGCGCGGGCGCGCTGCTCGCGGCGCTGCGGCGGCCGTCGCTGAAGTCGGCGGTCGGGCTGGCACCCGGCTCCCCGGTGGGCAACCTCGACCTGGCGGGCGACCAGGTGCCGACGATGTTCATCGCCGGGCAGCGGGACCCGGTCGTCACCCCGGCGTACCTCGACAAGCTGTACGCCACCATGCCGGCGGCGTTGAAGAAGGCCTACGTGCAGATCACCGGCGTGGATCACTTGTTCGCCACCCGGCCGAACACGGTCGAGATGCGCACGCTGATCCCGTGGCTCAAGCTGGCCCTCGACAAGGACACGCGCTACGAGAGGTTCCTCTGCCCGGCTTTGGCGGACGTCACGGGTATCTCGGTGTACCGCAGCACCTGTCCACTGTAG
- a CDS encoding GntR family transcriptional regulator — MLISLDLSGDVPIYQQLRDRIVEGIAAGTLADGESLPSTRQLAADFGINFHTVNKAYDLLRQQGFVRLNRKSGAVVGPTPADDAFAAGWSGRARTVLAEAVAKGLPAAEVLATCRALLGDFEKQGDESS, encoded by the coding sequence GTGCTCATCAGTCTCGACCTGTCCGGCGATGTGCCGATCTACCAGCAGCTGCGGGACCGCATCGTGGAGGGCATCGCGGCGGGCACCCTGGCCGACGGCGAGTCGCTGCCGTCCACGCGACAGCTCGCGGCGGACTTCGGCATCAACTTCCACACCGTGAACAAGGCGTACGACCTGTTGCGGCAGCAGGGTTTCGTGCGACTGAACCGGAAGTCCGGGGCCGTGGTCGGCCCCACCCCCGCGGACGACGCGTTCGCGGCCGGCTGGTCGGGGCGGGCGCGCACAGTGCTCGCCGAGGCGGTCGCCAAGGGGCTGCCCGCGGCCGAGGTGCTGGCGACGTGCCGCGCCCTGCTCGGAGACTTCGAGAAGCAAGGGGATGAGTCATCGTGA
- a CDS encoding DUF1648 domain-containing protein: MTTTGVVANVVLMALLSYLAWLTPVLSARSVRFGVRVPDDRIEDPLVRRETARFRTTVLVAGVVIALAGVGLILTAGIALLPAAVLAMVIVWYLLYVRANRVITAAKREQNWYEGVRQGVTADTSLRSDPPRFPWAWLLLPLLVVAATVVAGVLRYPDLPDALPVHFSGGTADRFAPKSVGSAFQVVFIQAVLTVLLCVVGVLVFRGPADVDPARPAASAQAHRKFVARLGKALIGLATLFDAGLFAAAWATWDAEPDAGFLLPLTLGPIAVGVAILVAIVVGRHRDREPGEHTGLSHRDDDDNWIGGVLYRNPADPSWFVARRFGVGWTVNVGNRTALVTCLGLTAALVLLGIFLPYLLR, encoded by the coding sequence GTGACCACGACCGGTGTTGTGGCGAACGTGGTGCTGATGGCGCTGCTGAGCTACCTGGCCTGGCTGACGCCGGTGCTGTCCGCCCGGAGCGTGCGATTCGGCGTGCGGGTTCCGGACGACCGGATCGAGGATCCGCTGGTGCGGCGGGAAACCGCCCGGTTCCGCACCACGGTGCTGGTCGCCGGTGTGGTCATCGCCCTGGCCGGCGTGGGCCTGATCCTGACGGCCGGGATCGCGCTGCTCCCCGCGGCCGTGCTGGCGATGGTGATCGTCTGGTACCTGCTGTACGTCCGGGCCAACCGGGTGATCACGGCCGCCAAACGCGAGCAGAACTGGTACGAGGGTGTCCGCCAGGGCGTCACCGCCGACACCTCGCTGCGCAGCGACCCGCCCCGGTTCCCGTGGGCGTGGCTGCTGCTGCCGTTGCTCGTCGTGGCCGCGACGGTCGTCGCCGGCGTGCTCCGCTATCCGGACCTGCCGGACGCCCTGCCGGTGCACTTCTCCGGCGGCACCGCGGACCGGTTCGCGCCGAAGTCCGTGGGAAGCGCTTTCCAGGTCGTGTTCATCCAGGCCGTGCTGACGGTGCTCCTCTGCGTCGTCGGCGTCCTGGTGTTCCGCGGCCCGGCCGATGTGGACCCGGCGCGGCCCGCCGCCTCCGCCCAGGCGCACCGGAAGTTCGTGGCCCGGCTGGGAAAGGCGCTCATCGGGCTGGCCACGCTGTTCGACGCCGGCCTGTTCGCCGCCGCCTGGGCGACGTGGGACGCCGAGCCGGACGCCGGGTTCTTGCTGCCGCTGACCCTCGGGCCGATCGCCGTCGGCGTGGCGATCCTCGTGGCGATCGTGGTGGGGCGTCACCGGGACCGCGAGCCCGGCGAGCACACCGGACTGTCCCACCGGGACGACGACGATAACTGGATCGGTGGCGTCCTCTACCGCAACCCCGCCGACCCGTCGTGGTTCGTGGCCCGCCGGTTCGGCGTCGGCTGGACCGTCAACGTCGGCAACCGCACCGCGCTCGTGACCTGCCTCGGGCTGACCGCCGCGCTCGTCCTGCTCGGCATCTTCCTGCCCTACCTCCTGCGCTGA
- a CDS encoding Lrp/AsnC family transcriptional regulator gives MDSVELGLLQALQIDGRVAFSLVAEVLGVSDQTVARRYQALRAAGAVHVVGVTLPEAVGEETWLVRVGCAPGTADRLAQTLAGRPETSWVHVASGGAEIGCMVRTPAEAATSSVLTRLPRTSPVTRVSAHCVVHVFFGGPASPLTKTGPLTAEQAGRLRPAEAATASTDEPVALTDGDRALLAELGRDGRTGFRELAAATGWSQTTVRRRLAELRRAGVLYFDVDYEPALLGMRTTASLWLSVAPRHLAAAGAALAGHAEVSFAAATTGPSNLYVTVQCRNPHALYTYLTGPLATLPGVSAVETAPLMRTAKQAKIAALPVRDGK, from the coding sequence GTGGACTCCGTGGAGCTGGGGCTGCTGCAGGCGTTGCAGATCGACGGGCGGGTGGCGTTCAGCCTGGTCGCCGAGGTGCTCGGGGTGTCGGACCAGACCGTGGCCCGCCGGTACCAGGCCCTGCGTGCCGCCGGCGCCGTGCACGTCGTGGGGGTGACCCTGCCGGAGGCCGTCGGGGAGGAGACCTGGCTCGTCCGGGTCGGGTGCGCGCCGGGCACGGCCGACCGGCTGGCGCAGACACTGGCCGGTCGGCCCGAGACGTCGTGGGTGCACGTCGCTTCCGGCGGCGCGGAGATCGGCTGCATGGTGCGCACCCCGGCGGAGGCGGCCACCTCGTCGGTGCTGACACGCCTGCCTCGCACGTCGCCGGTGACCCGCGTCAGCGCGCACTGCGTCGTGCACGTCTTCTTCGGCGGGCCGGCCAGCCCGCTGACCAAGACCGGTCCGCTCACGGCGGAACAGGCCGGGCGGCTCCGGCCGGCGGAGGCCGCCACGGCGTCGACCGACGAGCCGGTCGCGCTGACCGACGGCGACCGGGCACTGCTGGCGGAGCTGGGCCGCGACGGCCGGACCGGCTTCCGCGAGCTGGCCGCGGCCACGGGCTGGTCGCAGACGACGGTCCGGCGACGGCTCGCCGAACTGCGCCGGGCGGGTGTCCTGTACTTCGACGTCGACTACGAACCAGCACTGCTGGGGATGCGCACCACCGCGTCGCTCTGGCTGTCGGTGGCTCCCCGCCACCTCGCGGCCGCCGGCGCGGCCCTCGCCGGGCACGCCGAGGTCAGTTTCGCCGCGGCGACGACCGGGCCGTCCAACCTGTACGTCACCGTCCAGTGCCGCAACCCGCACGCGCTCTACACCTACCTGACGGGACCGCTGGCCACACTGCCCGGGGTGTCCGCGGTGGAGACCGCGCCGCTGATGCGGACGGCCAAGCAGGCGAAAATCGCCGCCCTTCCGGTCAGGGATGGAAAATAA
- a CDS encoding LLM class flavin-dependent oxidoreductase — protein sequence MPVGIGLPVARPEALLDWAQRADDGPFTSLGLADRLIWDNPEPLVTLAALAGATRRIRLQTEVLLAPLREPALLAKQAATLDRLSGGRFTLGLGVGGRADEFDLVGVDPRTRGRRFDEQLKIMKDIWSGGPIGPASARDGGPEVLIGGFARPALDRVARFGDGFLCAAPLSLAGRQVEHVEASWARAGRAGRPRVVGQVTVALGPESTVEEAREQIFGYYAFDADLAADTAERLLTTPVAIRDAVAEFTTLGADEVVCYCWSPDTDQVDRLADVIG from the coding sequence ATGCCCGTAGGCATCGGCCTGCCCGTCGCCCGCCCCGAAGCGCTGCTCGACTGGGCCCAGCGCGCTGACGACGGCCCGTTCACCAGCCTGGGCCTGGCCGACCGGCTCATCTGGGACAACCCCGAGCCGCTGGTCACCCTCGCCGCGCTCGCCGGCGCGACCCGCCGGATCCGGCTGCAGACCGAGGTTCTGCTCGCACCGCTGCGCGAACCCGCGTTGCTCGCGAAGCAGGCCGCCACCCTCGACCGGCTTTCCGGCGGGCGGTTCACGCTCGGCCTCGGCGTGGGCGGCCGCGCGGACGAGTTCGACCTCGTCGGCGTGGACCCGCGCACCCGCGGGCGCCGATTCGACGAGCAGCTGAAGATCATGAAGGACATCTGGTCCGGCGGCCCGATCGGCCCGGCCTCCGCCCGCGACGGCGGCCCCGAGGTGCTGATCGGCGGCTTCGCGCGACCGGCCCTCGACCGCGTGGCCCGCTTCGGCGACGGATTCCTCTGCGCGGCACCGCTTTCCCTCGCGGGGCGGCAGGTCGAGCACGTCGAAGCGTCCTGGGCCCGCGCCGGGCGGGCGGGACGGCCACGGGTGGTCGGGCAGGTGACCGTCGCGCTCGGCCCGGAGTCCACTGTGGAGGAAGCACGGGAGCAGATCTTCGGCTACTACGCGTTCGACGCCGACCTCGCCGCCGACACGGCGGAACGTCTGCTGACCACCCCGGTGGCCATCCGCGACGCGGTCGCGGAGTTCACCACGCTCGGCGCCGACGAGGTGGTGTGCTACTGCTGGTCACCCGACACCGACCAGGTCGACCGGCTCGCCGACGTGATCGGCTGA
- a CDS encoding long-chain-fatty-acid--CoA ligase, whose translation MSVPTVTELLLARAGDERPGLRFEDETYSWAEHVHASARRAGDLRATLEWDKPPHVGILADNIPAFSVLLGACAFAGAVLVGLNPTRRGEALARDIRLADCQFVLAERKYQPLLEGLDLGGIGVRDLESWPSASAPIDPVPASADDLLMLIFTSGTSGDPKAVRCTHGKIAFPGAMLAERFRLSTSDTVYVTMPMFHSNAIMAGWAVGLAAGAGIALRRRFSASGFLPDVRKFGATYANYVGKPLSYVVATPPRPDDADNPLRLVYGNEGASADLTAFEERFGCKVIDAFGSTEGGVGFARTDDTPPGSLGRPAGDVAILHPHTGRPCPPAVFDSDGRLANAEEAVGELVNTAGAGWFAGYYRDPEADSERLRGGQFHTGDLAYADAAGFCYFAGRLGDWLRVDGENLGTAPIERILLRHPAIADAAVYAVPDPVTGDQVMAAIVTAGTPLDPAEFGRFLADQPDLGPKQVPRYVRTVRELPRTSTFKVVKRRLSAEGLNCPGVIWERAGQDLAYTTLSSSS comes from the coding sequence GTGAGCGTCCCGACGGTGACCGAACTCCTGCTGGCCCGGGCCGGGGACGAGCGTCCCGGCCTGCGGTTCGAGGACGAGACGTATTCGTGGGCCGAGCACGTCCACGCTTCGGCACGCCGCGCGGGCGACCTCCGGGCGACGCTGGAGTGGGACAAACCGCCGCACGTCGGCATCCTGGCCGACAACATCCCGGCGTTCTCCGTCCTCTTGGGCGCCTGCGCGTTCGCCGGGGCGGTGCTGGTCGGGCTCAACCCGACCCGGCGCGGCGAAGCCCTCGCGCGGGACATCCGGCTCGCCGACTGCCAGTTCGTGCTCGCCGAGCGGAAGTACCAGCCGCTGCTGGAGGGACTGGACCTCGGCGGGATCGGCGTGCGGGACCTGGAATCGTGGCCGTCGGCGAGCGCGCCGATCGACCCCGTCCCCGCGTCGGCCGACGACCTGCTCATGCTCATCTTCACCTCCGGCACCAGCGGCGACCCGAAGGCCGTGCGCTGCACCCACGGCAAGATCGCGTTTCCCGGCGCGATGCTCGCCGAGCGCTTCCGGCTGTCCACATCGGACACGGTCTACGTCACGATGCCGATGTTCCACTCCAACGCCATCATGGCCGGCTGGGCGGTCGGGCTCGCGGCCGGCGCGGGCATCGCCCTGCGCCGCCGGTTCTCCGCTTCCGGCTTCCTCCCCGACGTGCGGAAGTTCGGCGCGACCTACGCCAACTACGTCGGCAAACCCCTGTCCTACGTAGTCGCCACTCCGCCGCGTCCGGACGACGCGGACAACCCCCTGCGCCTGGTCTACGGGAACGAAGGAGCGAGCGCCGACCTGACCGCGTTCGAGGAACGGTTCGGCTGCAAGGTCATCGACGCGTTCGGCTCCACCGAAGGCGGAGTGGGGTTCGCCCGCACCGACGACACCCCACCCGGCTCGCTCGGCAGGCCGGCCGGCGACGTGGCGATCCTGCACCCGCACACCGGCCGTCCGTGCCCGCCGGCCGTGTTCGATTCCGACGGCCGGCTGGCCAACGCCGAGGAGGCCGTCGGCGAACTGGTCAACACCGCGGGCGCCGGCTGGTTCGCCGGGTACTACCGGGACCCCGAAGCCGACTCGGAACGGCTCCGCGGCGGCCAGTTCCACACCGGCGATCTCGCCTACGCCGACGCCGCGGGATTCTGCTACTTCGCCGGGCGGCTCGGCGACTGGCTCCGCGTCGACGGGGAGAACCTCGGCACCGCGCCGATCGAGCGCATCCTGCTGCGGCACCCCGCGATCGCCGACGCCGCCGTCTACGCGGTGCCCGACCCGGTGACCGGAGACCAGGTGATGGCGGCGATCGTCACCGCCGGCACTCCCCTGGACCCCGCCGAGTTCGGCCGTTTCCTCGCCGATCAGCCCGATCTCGGGCCGAAACAGGTACCCAGGTATGTGCGCACGGTCCGGGAACTCCCGCGGACATCGACGTTCAAGGTCGTCAAGCGGCGGCTTTCCGCCGAAGGCCTGAACTGCCCCGGCGTCATCTGGGAGCGCGCGGGGCAGGACCTCGCCTACACCACGCTGTCCTCGTCCAGCTGA